GAATAAAATAAGAAAGAATAAAACAGATTATCAACTTCCGACCTCAATATTCCGACTTTTAAATAATATTCACTTCCCTTTCCAGTTCAATTCCAAACTTTTCCTTTACCGAATTGATAATTTCCGTGGAAAAATCAAAAATTTCCTTTCCGGAAGCGTTTCCGGTGGCGTTGATGATGACCAACGACTGCAATTTATGAGAAGCAACGTTGCCAATCTGCCTCCCTTTCCAGCCACATTGTTCAATCAACCAACCGGCAGGAACTTTTACCATTTCTCCGGTTGGATAAAAATGAATATCGGGGAACTTTTGTTGAAGTTTATCAAAATGTGATTTCGGAATCGTAGGGTTTTTGAAAAAACTCCCAGCATTTCCGGTCACTTTTGGATCCGGTAATTTGCTTTGACGAATCGCAATCACCGCATTAGAAACATCCTTAATCGTTGGATTTTGAATATCCATTTTTTCAAGCTCGTCTTTAATGGCGCCGTAATCGGTTTTTATTTTATGTTTTTTCGTGGTGAGCGCGAAAGTCACTTCCAGAATTACATATTTCCCTTTACCTTCCTGCTTGAAGATGGAATCGCGGTATCCGAAGCGGCATTGCTCTTTGTCAAAATTTTCAATTTCTAAAGATTCCAGATCCAAAACTTTGCACCCGACAAATGTATCCTTGATTTCTGTTCCGTACGCGCCGATATTCTGCATCGGCGAAGTGCCGACATTCCCCGGAATCAGGGAAAGGTTTTCAAGTCCGCCGTAATTTTTGTCCAGGCAGTACAGTACGAACCGATGCCAGTTTTCGCCAGCCTTTGCAGTAACTAAAACCTCATCTTCACTCATCATTTCTTCGGAGATGCCCTTCAGGTTTAGTTTGATTACCAAACCGTCAAAATCTTTGGTCAGCAAAATGTTGCTTCCGCCACCTAAAAACAGGAGCGGCAATTTCTGAGGATTTTCACGGTGCAGATTTTTATATTGATTCAAAACCGCTAAAAGTTCTTCTTCATTATTTGCAAGAGCAAAATATTTGGCGTTGGCTTCTACGCCGAATGTATTGAACGGTTTCAGTGAAACATTTTCCTGGATAGTCATAGAACAATTTCTTACGCAAATTTAAAACAAAAAGCCACGAATGCACTATTTTCCGTGAATTCGTGGCAAATAATTCTTTTAAGAAAATTATAAATTAAATTCCAATTTATATTTCTGCAGTGCATCATTCAGGATCTCCACGCTGCGTCTTAAATCATCTTCTTTCAAAACATAGGCAATACGCACCTGTTTTTTGCCCAGTTCCGGATTGCTGTAGAAGCCGCTCATCGGCGCTACCATAACCGTTTCATTGTTGTGGGAATAATGCTCAAGCAGCCACTGCGCAAACTTATCAGAATCGTCAATCGGGAGCTCAACACCGCAGTAGAAAGCGCCTTTCGGTTTCGGACAAATCACGCCCGGAATTCCGTTCAGCAAATCCACCAAAAGATTTCTGCGTTTTGTGTATTCTTCGCGCACGCTGCGGATGTATTCCGCGTCGTTGTCGTGGGCCGCGGTGGCTGCAATCTGTCCCAAAAGAACCGGAGAAAGCCTTGCCTGCGCAAAAAGTATAGCTGCATTTCTGATTGGTTCC
The sequence above is a segment of the Chryseobacterium taklimakanense genome. Coding sequences within it:
- the murB gene encoding UDP-N-acetylmuramate dehydrogenase, with translation MTIQENVSLKPFNTFGVEANAKYFALANNEEELLAVLNQYKNLHRENPQKLPLLFLGGGSNILLTKDFDGLVIKLNLKGISEEMMSEDEVLVTAKAGENWHRFVLYCLDKNYGGLENLSLIPGNVGTSPMQNIGAYGTEIKDTFVGCKVLDLESLEIENFDKEQCRFGYRDSIFKQEGKGKYVILEVTFALTTKKHKIKTDYGAIKDELEKMDIQNPTIKDVSNAVIAIRQSKLPDPKVTGNAGSFFKNPTIPKSHFDKLQQKFPDIHFYPTGEMVKVPAGWLIEQCGWKGRQIGNVASHKLQSLVIINATGNASGKEIFDFSTEIINSVKEKFGIELEREVNII